In the Helicobacter typhlonius genome, one interval contains:
- the glf gene encoding UDP-galactopyranose mutase, whose translation MKVKNCIVGAGLAGLTLAERLANVRGESVLLIERRNHIGGNAYDYNDEGILVHKYGTHIFHTNDKKVWHYLNKFSRFYPYMHEVKAFVDGQFVPVPFNLNSLYMAFPAKIAQDIESTLLDKFTYGSKVSILELQKVPELKFLSDFIYEKIFLHYTLKQWQCAPQELDSSVFERVPISISRDNRYFQDTFQGIPMEGYTKMCEKMIENPLIHLKLDCDYKDIADSIECDRIFYSGAIDEFFNYELGELPYRSLHFDFVRFERKHFQSGAVINYPNNYDYTRIGEYKYFLNSKTPHSIVSFEYPKAWSKGDERYYPVPNEANQALYEAYARKAKELKNVHFIGRLGEYRYYDMDKVIGRTLDFFKDLES comes from the coding sequence ATGAAAGTAAAAAATTGTATTGTGGGAGCGGGATTAGCTGGGCTTACTTTAGCAGAGCGTTTAGCAAATGTGAGAGGAGAATCCGTGTTACTTATAGAGCGGAGAAATCATATCGGTGGAAATGCCTATGATTATAATGATGAGGGTATTTTGGTGCATAAATACGGCACACATATTTTTCATACTAATGATAAAAAAGTATGGCATTATTTAAATAAATTTAGCAGATTCTATCCTTATATGCACGAAGTCAAAGCCTTTGTAGATGGGCAGTTTGTGCCTGTGCCTTTTAATCTTAATTCTTTGTATATGGCATTTCCTGCAAAAATAGCACAAGATATAGAATCTACGCTTTTAGATAAATTTACCTATGGGAGCAAAGTATCTATTTTGGAACTACAAAAAGTGCCAGAATTGAAGTTTTTAAGTGATTTTATTTATGAAAAAATCTTTTTGCACTATACGCTGAAGCAATGGCAATGTGCGCCACAAGAGCTAGATTCTAGCGTATTTGAGCGCGTGCCTATAAGCATTAGTCGCGATAATAGATATTTTCAAGATACATTTCAAGGAATCCCTATGGAGGGTTATACCAAAATGTGTGAAAAAATGATTGAAAATCCCCTTATACATTTAAAGTTAGATTGTGATTATAAAGATATAGCAGATTCTATTGAGTGTGATAGAATTTTTTATAGTGGGGCGATTGATGAGTTTTTTAACTATGAATTGGGCGAGTTGCCTTATAGAAGTTTGCATTTTGATTTTGTGCGTTTTGAAAGAAAACATTTTCAAAGTGGGGCAGTTATCAATTATCCAAATAATTATGATTACACGCGCATTGGCGAATATAAATACTTTTTAAATTCTAAAACGCCTCATAGTATTGTGAGCTTTGAATACCCTAAGGCGTGGAGCAAGGGCGATGAGCGGTATTATCCTGTGCCAAATGAGGCAAATCAAGCACTTTATGAAGCCTACGCGCGTAAGGCAAAAGAGCTTAAAAATGTGCATTTTATCGGGCGTTTGGGAGAATATCGCTACTATGATATGGATAAGGTAATAGGGAGAACATTAGATTTTTTTAAAGATTTAGAATCTTAG
- a CDS encoding ferritin-like domain-containing protein, with the protein MFFDMLFDALNATTPEQKRARLNAFATRYKDTLESVSVLEFANILESSHILKHHTAHSHSSTKSAKELDSHILESSLESFAFLNDTNAPIYPLQSPSYAGFCTITHPTKIRRPKHIKSEQSLAKVLHSIVHIEYSAIDLALDAMYRFRGLPPSYYYDWLMVALEEELHFRLLRECLNGLGYEYGDFAVHSQLFDAQKATLRVDERMALLHRGLEANGLDANPFVVRKVREFEHTLTEKLLESLDIILHDEISHVKKGDKWWRYTSDSSSAQDFATLLRRFKQLGAMPRMMNIQARLQAGYTLDELKALQNILPQ; encoded by the coding sequence ATGTTTTTTGATATGCTTTTTGACGCGCTCAATGCCACCACACCGGAGCAAAAACGCGCACGATTAAACGCATTTGCCACGCGCTACAAAGATACCTTAGAATCTGTGAGCGTTTTAGAATTCGCAAATATTTTAGAATCTAGTCATATCTTAAAACATCATACTGCGCATTCTCATAGCAGCACAAAATCCGCCAAAGAGCTAGATTCTCACATTTTAGAATCTAGCTTAGAATCTTTTGCATTTTTAAATGATACAAACGCCCCTATCTATCCGCTTCAAAGCCCATCTTACGCGGGATTTTGCACCATTACCCACCCTACAAAAATCCGCCGCCCAAAGCATATTAAGAGTGAGCAAAGCCTCGCTAAAGTCCTGCATTCTATCGTGCATATTGAATATAGCGCGATTGATTTAGCCCTTGATGCGATGTATCGCTTTCGGGGATTGCCGCCCTCTTATTATTATGATTGGCTTATGGTGGCACTTGAGGAGGAGCTACACTTCCGCCTACTGCGCGAGTGCCTCAATGGATTAGGTTATGAATATGGCGATTTTGCGGTGCATAGCCAACTTTTTGACGCGCAAAAGGCGACTTTGAGGGTAGATGAGCGAATGGCACTCCTGCATAGAGGGCTAGAGGCAAATGGGCTTGATGCAAATCCTTTTGTCGTCCGCAAAGTGCGCGAGTTTGAGCATACACTCACTGAAAAATTGCTTGAGAGTTTGGATATTATCCTGCACGATGAAATTTCGCACGTCAAAAAGGGCGATAAATGGTGGCGATACACTTCAGATTCTAGCTCGGCACAGGACTTTGCGACACTTTTGAGACGCTTTAAGCAACTAGGCGCAATGCCACGAATGATGAATATCCAAGCACGACTTCAAGCTGGATACACACTTGATGAATTAAAGGCATTGCAAAATATCTTGCCCCAATAA
- a CDS encoding MFS transporter, whose protein sequence is MDKKAVISIVYIAIATLSSVYIPQPLLPLLAEEFHTSTQSASAIISITLLPMAFAPLFYGYFLENNQPKLILALSLFVAGGFQILLAWCDNLQLFLCLRFIQSLFFPAILTTLLTILTRLQSSSLQFNVSIYIASTIAGGLVGRMGGAYLTEIFSWQICFVILGISLILGGFFTLIWISTTQQILSKISFKQMLPFLTNKTSLIILGSVFVMFFSFQAALNTLPFHAKDIFPHISQNEIGCLYLGYSIGIVVSLLAGFITKICGGKEKTIFLALNLFALGLCVFLIDSMMWVYVGMFVMCFGSFIAHSVLNALNSSLSPHHKGVLSGLYLSFYYTGGALGSYLSSFIFEKCGWQILIIFLALLLSFTSIIFYTHTKKAKYVF, encoded by the coding sequence ATGGATAAAAAAGCTGTCATTAGCATTGTGTATATAGCAATCGCAACGCTTTCAAGTGTGTATATCCCGCAACCGCTTTTGCCCCTTTTAGCAGAGGAATTTCATACTTCTACACAAAGTGCTTCAGCCATTATCTCAATTACGCTTTTGCCTATGGCGTTTGCGCCGCTTTTTTATGGATATTTTTTAGAAAACAATCAGCCTAAACTCATTCTTGCATTGTCTTTGTTTGTCGCGGGAGGGTTTCAAATCCTCCTTGCGTGGTGTGATAATTTGCAGCTTTTTTTATGCTTGCGCTTTATACAATCACTCTTTTTCCCCGCTATCCTTACTACGCTTTTAACCATTCTCACGCGCCTACAAAGCTCCTCCTTGCAATTTAATGTCAGTATTTATATCGCCTCCACAATTGCTGGGGGCTTAGTTGGCAGAATGGGCGGGGCATATCTCACCGAAATATTTTCGTGGCAAATATGCTTTGTCATTCTTGGCATATCTTTGATTTTGGGAGGGTTTTTTACACTCATTTGGATTAGCACAACACAGCAGATTCTTTCAAAAATCTCTTTCAAACAAATGCTTCCTTTTCTCACAAATAAAACTTCGCTTATTATCTTAGGGAGCGTTTTTGTGATGTTTTTTAGCTTTCAGGCTGCGCTCAACACGCTTCCTTTTCACGCTAAAGATATATTTCCACACATTAGCCAAAATGAAATTGGATGCTTGTATTTGGGATATAGCATAGGGATTGTAGTCTCTCTCCTTGCTGGTTTTATCACAAAAATATGCGGTGGCAAGGAAAAAACAATCTTTCTCGCTCTCAATCTTTTTGCATTAGGATTATGTGTATTCCTTATAGATTCTATGATGTGGGTGTATGTAGGAATGTTTGTAATGTGCTTTGGCTCTTTCATCGCGCATTCTGTGCTTAATGCACTTAATAGCTCCCTTAGTCCGCACCACAAAGGCGTTTTAAGCGGCTTGTATTTAAGCTTCTACTACACAGGCGGCGCACTTGGCTCTTATCTTTCATCTTTTATTTTTGAAAAATGTGGTTGGCAGATTCTCATCATATTCCTTGCCCTACTTTTAAGCTTCACTTCAATCATTTTTTACACGCATACAAAAAAGGCAAAATATGTTTTTTGA
- a CDS encoding phosphoglycerate kinase, producing the protein MQEAGIELMKNTKSVRDIDVGGKRVLVRVDFNVPMDEDFDISDDTRIREALPTINYCIDNGAQNIVLVSHLGRPKGRSAEFSLKHVLKRVERLLGRDIAFAETIENVESLQQQGESGAVILLENIRFYEGEEKNDDELSAKLASLCDVYVNDAFGTSHRAHSSTCGIAKYAKERVAGLLLKKEIDSFAKAMANPLKPVLLIVGGSKVSSKLALLHNILNVVDKIIIGGAMSNTFLKARGFDMQKSLVEDDLVGDARKILDKAKEGKVKIYLPVDVVSTDDIKEHCHIKITPAQDIPEGFMAVDMGPATSKLFSEVVRDSQTIIWNGPLGIYEIQAFSRGTFNLAHAVSDTYAFSLIGGGDTADAIDKAGERDNMSFISTGGGASLELLEGKILPAFEVLERK; encoded by the coding sequence ATGCAAGAAGCCGGAATTGAGCTTATGAAAAATACAAAAAGTGTGCGCGATATTGATGTAGGGGGCAAAAGAGTGCTTGTGCGTGTGGATTTTAATGTGCCAATGGATGAGGATTTTGATATTTCAGATGATACGCGTATCCGCGAGGCACTGCCAACTATCAATTACTGCATTGACAATGGTGCGCAAAATATCGTGCTTGTGAGCCATTTGGGGCGTCCTAAAGGGCGCAGTGCGGAATTTTCACTTAAACACGTGCTTAAACGCGTGGAGCGACTTTTGGGGCGAGACATAGCTTTTGCAGAAACGATAGAAAATGTAGAATCTTTGCAGCAACAAGGCGAAAGTGGTGCGGTAATTTTGCTTGAAAATATTAGATTCTACGAGGGAGAGGAAAAAAATGATGATGAACTCTCTGCGAAACTCGCCTCACTCTGTGATGTATATGTCAATGACGCCTTTGGGACAAGCCATAGGGCGCATTCAAGCACTTGTGGTATTGCTAAATATGCTAAAGAGCGCGTGGCGGGACTGCTGCTTAAAAAAGAAATAGATTCATTTGCTAAAGCTATGGCAAATCCGCTCAAACCCGTGCTACTCATTGTTGGCGGGAGTAAGGTGAGCTCAAAACTTGCTCTTTTGCATAATATTCTCAATGTTGTGGATAAAATCATTATCGGCGGTGCGATGAGTAATACATTCCTCAAAGCACGGGGCTTTGATATGCAAAAATCCCTCGTGGAAGATGATTTGGTAGGCGATGCACGAAAAATACTTGATAAAGCAAAAGAAGGAAAGGTAAAAATCTATCTGCCCGTAGATGTGGTAAGCACCGATGATATAAAAGAACATTGTCATATTAAAATCACTCCCGCACAAGATATTCCGGAGGGCTTTATGGCGGTGGATATGGGACCTGCGACAAGCAAACTCTTTAGCGAAGTGGTGCGGGATTCGCAAACAATTATTTGGAATGGACCTTTAGGAATCTATGAGATTCAAGCTTTCTCGCGTGGGACATTTAACCTCGCTCACGCAGTGAGTGATACTTATGCCTTTAGCCTTATTGGTGGGGGCGATACAGCCGATGCGATAGATAAAGCAGGAGAGCGGGACAATATGAGCTTTATCTCCACAGGTGGTGGGGCGAGTTTGGAGCTACTAGAGGGCAAGATTCTCCCGGCGTTTGAAGTGCTAGAGCGCAAATAA
- a CDS encoding FAD-dependent oxidoreductase, giving the protein MPKHNKYDCIIIGGGFFGAYIALYLKQKFQSILILEQEKDLLTHASINNQARVHNGYHYPRSLSTAISSSRHFHTFCKDFKEAIKDDFHKYYAIASIGSKTSSTQFYRLFKQFNIYIQSAPTHIKAMFNPSLISDVFCVREYAFDAAILRTMLRDNLNCKHIEIATNTQSLCVKEDKKGLCVAIAPYTEQNQTQQTDSRTLYAPLILNCTYAGINSLLKRSHLPLLPLKYEMTEMALVDIPPALKDMAITTMDGAFFSLIPYPPKQCYTLSHVRYTPHFAWQDYNVMQPHNPYAILHTFKQNARSNFPLMLADCKRYMPLLESLEYKDSLYEIKTLQIQNEIDDGRPIVFAKDYGLKGFCTIMGGKIDNIYEILELLAAEFGTSNIA; this is encoded by the coding sequence ATGCCAAAACACAATAAGTATGATTGCATTATTATCGGTGGCGGATTCTTTGGTGCATATATTGCGCTCTATCTTAAGCAAAAGTTTCAATCTATTTTAATCCTTGAGCAAGAAAAAGATTTGCTTACACACGCAAGTATCAATAATCAAGCTCGCGTGCATAATGGCTACCACTACCCGCGTAGCCTTAGCACAGCCATAAGCAGTTCGCGCCATTTTCACACTTTTTGCAAGGATTTTAAAGAAGCTATCAAAGATGATTTTCACAAATATTATGCGATTGCAAGTATTGGCTCAAAAACTTCTAGCACACAATTTTATAGACTTTTTAAGCAATTTAATATCTATATACAATCCGCCCCTACGCATATTAAAGCAATGTTTAATCCTAGCCTTATAAGCGATGTATTTTGTGTGCGTGAATACGCTTTTGATGCTGCTATCTTACGCACAATGCTAAGAGATAATCTTAATTGCAAACATATAGAAATAGCCACAAACACTCAATCTCTTTGTGTGAAAGAGGACAAAAAGGGTTTATGCGTTGCTATTGCCCCATATACAGAGCAAAATCAAACACAGCAAACAGATTCTAGAACTTTATACGCGCCTTTGATATTAAACTGCACTTATGCTGGGATAAATAGCTTACTCAAACGCTCACATTTGCCATTATTGCCGCTCAAATACGAAATGACAGAAATGGCTTTGGTGGATATACCTCCTGCGCTTAAAGATATGGCTATAACCACTATGGACGGGGCATTTTTCTCTCTTATTCCCTACCCACCAAAGCAATGCTACACCCTAAGCCACGTGCGATATACGCCGCATTTTGCTTGGCAGGATTATAATGTTATGCAGCCTCATAATCCCTATGCAATACTTCATACTTTTAAGCAAAATGCAAGAAGCAATTTTCCGCTTATGTTGGCTGATTGCAAACGCTATATGCCACTCTTAGAATCTTTAGAATACAAAGATTCACTTTATGAGATAAAAACCTTGCAGATTCAAAACGAAATTGATGATGGCAGACCTATTGTGTTTGCAAAGGATTATGGGTTAAAAGGCTTTTGCACGATTATGGGCGGTAAGATTGATAATATCTATGAGATTCTTGAGCTACTTGCAGCAGAATTTGGTACTTCAAACATCGCCTAA
- a CDS encoding Gfo/Idh/MocA family protein yields the protein MQKAVLIGRGYWGKILHSYIQKHYEICGIFGSDTKKQILKQALDNAESAFIATPLASHFALAKLALEHHCNVFVEKPSCATQDEFNTLQSLSQAHNKIFFTDYIYTFSQSILYALQILQDSKANIQSIEATITQYGNFYENESVLEVIGVHYLSVFAFMQELGLLENICVKECKFLDSKKQSALLKLHALQENKQIPLNLYCSLLSNEKKRILSIQTQDFTLHIDMLSHNPLQIHSTKQTPLQDTILPIFDEGNNLNFALKNFKDICEKRHDYIKHLNFSQTTLNLLTQAHNKTT from the coding sequence ATGCAAAAGGCAGTATTGATAGGCAGAGGCTATTGGGGCAAAATTTTGCATTCATACATACAAAAACATTATGAAATTTGTGGCATTTTTGGCAGTGATACGAAAAAGCAGATTCTCAAACAAGCATTAGATAATGCAGAATCTGCATTTATTGCTACACCACTTGCTTCACATTTTGCCCTTGCAAAACTCGCCTTAGAACATCACTGCAATGTCTTTGTTGAAAAGCCAAGCTGTGCCACACAAGATGAATTTAACACTTTGCAATCACTCTCACAAGCACATAATAAGATTTTCTTTACAGATTATATTTATACATTTTCACAATCTATCCTCTATGCCTTGCAGATTTTGCAAGATTCCAAAGCCAACATACAATCCATTGAAGCCACAATTACACAATATGGTAATTTCTATGAAAATGAGAGTGTGCTAGAAGTCATCGGCGTGCATTATTTGAGCGTGTTTGCCTTTATGCAAGAGCTTGGTTTATTAGAAAATATTTGTGTGAAAGAGTGCAAGTTTTTAGATTCTAAAAAACAAAGTGCGCTTTTAAAACTTCACGCATTGCAAGAAAATAAGCAGATTCCATTAAACCTTTATTGCTCATTGCTTTCAAATGAGAAAAAGCGGATTTTAAGCATTCAAACGCAGGATTTTACGCTCCATATTGATATGCTTTCACACAATCCCTTGCAAATACACAGCACAAAACAAACACCTTTGCAGGATACAATATTACCAATTTTTGATGAGGGCAATAATCTTAACTTTGCGCTTAAAAATTTTAAGGACATATGCGAAAAGAGACACGATTATATAAAGCACTTAAATTTCTCTCAAACAACGCTCAATCTACTCACACAAGCCCATAATAAAACTACTTGA
- a CDS encoding glycosyltransferase: protein MKESQNAILNIIIPVLNEEKRLQNGIQKAICFLRAEKIPHILSIVDNGSTDSTPQLAKTLCENLNAEISPVFSHIEYLRLEEKGVGLALRCAIHHNATRSEPCAFIGYMDLDLSTDLYHLKEVYENLCNGVEIIVGSRLLRDSQVIGRSLRREILSRGLNFILKITLKTTFSDAMCGFKFYQSSIAEKIKDLCSDDKSWFYCAQMLIIAQYQGLSITEIAVKWEDEVTESKVKIFSLSRIYLREIWRLYKLLRINKE from the coding sequence ATGAAAGAATCTCAAAATGCAATTTTAAACATCATCATTCCTGTGTTAAATGAAGAAAAGCGATTGCAAAATGGCATACAAAAAGCCATTTGTTTTTTAAGAGCGGAAAAAATCCCCCATATCCTAAGTATCGTAGATAATGGCTCAACAGATTCTACACCACAACTCGCAAAGACATTATGCGAGAATCTTAACGCCGAGATAAGCCCTGTATTTTCTCACATAGAATATTTGCGCTTAGAGGAAAAAGGCGTTGGTTTAGCTCTAAGATGTGCGATACATCACAATGCTACAAGGAGTGAGCCTTGTGCTTTTATTGGCTATATGGATTTAGATTTATCAACAGATTTATATCATTTAAAAGAAGTGTATGAAAATTTATGCAATGGAGTAGAGATTATTGTCGGCTCTAGGCTTTTGCGAGATTCTCAAGTGATTGGGCGAAGCTTGAGAAGAGAAATACTCTCAAGGGGGCTAAATTTTATTTTAAAAATTACTCTAAAAACAACATTTAGCGATGCAATGTGTGGCTTTAAATTTTATCAATCCTCCATTGCTGAAAAAATCAAAGACTTATGCAGTGATGATAAAAGCTGGTTTTATTGCGCACAAATGCTTATCATCGCACAATATCAAGGTTTGTCAATCACTGAAATTGCAGTGAAATGGGAAGATGAGGTAACAGAATCTAAAGTCAAAATCTTTTCACTCTCACGCATTTATTTAAGAGAAATTTGGCGTTTATATAAACTTTTACGCATAAATAAGGAGTAA
- a CDS encoding glycosyltransferase family protein: protein MRILEIVSPVGSYENLGSLQYEIFLQNCIGDYLLFMDLSSDSIDDCLAMLTLSTHYDMVIATRKVKPQSLMQKIGSKLFYKTLALFGEGAREDYSEFCVISRKVIHTLLSNHHDIKLLRLLHFDSTLNIYEYPYTPSYAPKRKFLDSLFLGLDIIFGESYKLLRLGTCMCLLLACGNAFYALYILCAYFFTPTIASGWASTSLYMVTMNIGLFLMLSIIGEYVRIVLLKLKNAMPYEIIDEKSSVVLDFQEKNIQKVL from the coding sequence GTGCGGATTTTAGAGATTGTCTCTCCTGTTGGAAGTTATGAGAATCTAGGCTCATTGCAATATGAGATTTTTTTGCAAAATTGCATTGGCGATTATTTGCTCTTTATGGATTTATCAAGTGATAGTATTGATGACTGCCTTGCTATGCTTACGCTTTCAACGCACTATGATATGGTAATTGCCACAAGAAAAGTCAAGCCTCAAAGCCTTATGCAAAAAATAGGTTCAAAGCTTTTTTACAAAACACTTGCGCTCTTTGGCGAGGGAGCAAGAGAGGATTATAGTGAATTTTGTGTTATTTCACGCAAGGTTATCCACACGCTTTTATCAAATCACCACGATATTAAACTTTTAAGATTATTGCATTTTGATTCAACGCTCAATATTTATGAATATCCCTATACGCCATCATACGCGCCAAAAAGAAAATTTTTAGATTCACTCTTTCTTGGGCTTGATATTATCTTTGGAGAATCTTACAAACTTCTAAGGCTTGGCACTTGTATGTGTCTGCTCCTTGCTTGTGGAAACGCATTCTATGCACTTTATATCTTATGTGCTTATTTCTTTACTCCTACTATTGCAAGTGGCTGGGCTTCTACTTCGCTATATATGGTAACTATGAATATTGGCTTATTTTTAATGCTTTCAATCATTGGCGAATATGTGCGTATTGTACTTTTAAAGCTTAAAAATGCAATGCCTTATGAAATTATAGATGAAAAAAGCTCTGTCGTGCTTGATTTTCAAGAAAAAAACATACAAAAGGTGCTGTAA
- a CDS encoding carbamoyltransferase HypF, whose protein sequence is MKNTYAIELFGIIQGVGFRPFVYRLAHTMGLKGYVQNQYDRLFILLEVGTKEQLDVFVAHILSSPPPNARIVKHIITPISQKQSLSDVFEIRESHANKTFVPILLPQDMRICESCLADIRTQGRFYRYAFTTCADCGARYSIINALPYDRIHTTMRDFALCAKCEADYRNSLNRRFHAQPISCNTCAIQLMLFDSQGTQISADSINDYEMIRAVASAIKAGKIVAIKGVGGFNLIADANNKEAIATLRKRKNRPHKPFAVMFKSISDIESLSDISAQERESLLSPQAPIVLLERHCRAGGVIDERALDIIAPHLKTLGAILPYNGIMHLLFDELESPIIFTSANLSGEPIIAKTRELIEKLCKRNAIADLVLSYNRVIHNPSDDSIVRLMAGEMRILRLARGYAPLDLLYTHSGAQDLESHEAGDSTKYMDSNITESHTLVVGVGAQQKSSICFLNRHRANISPYIGDLESVDSIMRYESVSAFFNTLYKQTPQIVVCDLHPRYVSTQKARSLKASCYALAHHKAHFYAILGEARALDKNALGIIWDGTGLGEDRRIWGGECFLYEADSYAGSMRRLWHFDEYALLGGEGAIKDIGKIALSLLIHYDLFTSPQAQDILHRHFSSEELGLLQGAYRSRTYPLTSSVGRIFDAVGFLLGLLQIQTYEGQSGALIESCALEYVRDKTMPKPYAFSLENGCVCLKGIIESILTDKEAREKKACRFLETLAHIALTLAKEGIEEAQAPLQVYFSGGVFQNKFLCDRIHTLFNAHKIPFFMHTQLPCNDSNISFGQAVFGTLESKRSKNAGK, encoded by the coding sequence ATGAAAAATACATATGCAATAGAACTTTTTGGCATTATACAAGGCGTGGGTTTTCGCCCATTTGTATATCGCCTCGCGCATACAATGGGATTAAAGGGCTATGTGCAAAACCAATATGATAGGCTTTTTATTTTACTTGAAGTTGGCACAAAAGAGCAGCTAGACGTCTTTGTAGCACATATTCTCTCTTCTCCCCCGCCAAATGCAAGGATTGTGAAGCATATCATCACGCCAATAAGCCAGAAGCAAAGCCTAAGCGATGTTTTTGAGATTAGAGAATCTCACGCCAATAAGACATTTGTGCCTATACTGCTTCCACAAGATATGCGTATTTGTGAATCTTGCCTCGCAGATATACGCACACAGGGGAGATTCTATCGCTATGCTTTCACAACTTGCGCAGATTGCGGGGCGCGGTATAGTATCATTAACGCCCTACCTTATGATAGGATTCATACGACTATGCGCGATTTTGCCCTATGCGCGAAATGTGAGGCAGATTATCGCAATTCGCTTAATCGTAGATTCCACGCGCAGCCCATTTCTTGCAACACTTGCGCGATACAACTTATGCTCTTTGATAGCCAAGGTACGCAAATAAGCGCAGATTCTATAAATGATTATGAGATGATTAGGGCGGTGGCAAGTGCGATTAAGGCGGGGAAAATCGTTGCTATAAAGGGTGTTGGCGGGTTTAATCTCATCGCGGACGCAAATAATAAAGAGGCGATAGCGACTTTACGCAAAAGGAAAAATCGCCCTCACAAGCCCTTTGCGGTGATGTTTAAGAGCATAAGCGATATTGAATCTTTGAGTGATATTTCAGCCCAAGAGCGAGAATCCCTCCTTTCCCCACAAGCACCTATTGTGCTACTTGAGCGACATTGCCGCGCGGGTGGGGTTATTGATGAAAGAGCCCTAGATATCATCGCGCCACATCTTAAGACTTTGGGGGCGATTTTGCCCTATAATGGCATTATGCACTTGCTTTTTGATGAGTTAGAATCTCCTATTATTTTTACGAGCGCAAATCTCTCCGGTGAGCCAATCATCGCTAAGACAAGAGAGCTTATAGAGAAGCTTTGCAAACGCAATGCCATAGCCGATTTGGTGCTAAGCTACAATCGCGTGATACATAACCCAAGTGATGATAGTATCGTGCGTCTTATGGCGGGAGAGATGAGAATCTTGCGTCTAGCGCGAGGTTATGCCCCGCTTGATTTACTCTACACACATTCTGGCGCACAGGATTTAGAATCGCACGAGGCGGGGGATTCTACAAAATATATGGATTCTAACATTACAGAATCTCACACTTTAGTTGTAGGCGTGGGCGCACAGCAAAAATCAAGCATTTGCTTCCTTAATAGGCATAGAGCGAATATTAGCCCATATATCGGGGATTTGGAGAGTGTAGATTCTATTATGCGCTATGAATCTGTAAGTGCGTTTTTCAACACTTTGTATAAGCAAACGCCTCAAATAGTTGTGTGCGACTTGCACCCGCGCTATGTTTCCACGCAAAAGGCACGAAGCCTCAAAGCGAGTTGCTATGCTTTGGCACATCATAAGGCGCATTTTTACGCGATTTTGGGCGAGGCGCGGGCATTAGATAAAAACGCGCTTGGCATTATATGGGACGGCACAGGGCTTGGCGAGGATAGGCGTATTTGGGGTGGCGAGTGCTTCTTGTATGAGGCAGATTCATATGCGGGGAGTATGCGCCGCTTATGGCATTTTGACGAATACGCGCTTTTGGGCGGCGAGGGTGCAATAAAAGACATTGGTAAAATCGCGCTTAGTTTGCTTATACACTATGATTTATTTACATCTCCACAGGCACAGGACATACTGCATAGGCATTTTTCTAGCGAGGAATTAGGGCTTTTGCAGGGCGCGTATAGGAGTAGGACTTATCCGCTTACAAGCTCGGTTGGGAGGATATTTGACGCGGTGGGATTTTTGCTCGGGCTTTTGCAGATTCAAACTTACGAGGGACAGAGTGGCGCATTAATAGAATCTTGCGCGTTAGAGTATGTTAGGGACAAAACAATGCCTAAACCTTATGCCTTTTCCTTAGAAAATGGGTGCGTGTGCTTGAAAGGCATTATAGAATCTATCCTTACAGACAAGGAGGCACGGGAGAAAAAAGCCTGTCGCTTTTTGGAGACATTAGCCCATATTGCGCTTACTCTTGCAAAAGAGGGTATAGAGGAGGCACAAGCACCGCTTCAAGTGTATTTTAGCGGTGGTGTGTTTCAAAATAAGTTTCTTTGTGATAGAATCCACACTTTGTTTAATGCGCATAAAATTCCCTTTTTTATGCACACACAGCTGCCTTGCAATGATAGCAATATAAGTTTTGGACAAGCAGTCTTTGGGACATTAGAATCTAAAAGGAGCAAAAATGCAGGAAAATAG